From a single Eisenibacter elegans DSM 3317 genomic region:
- the rpsM gene encoding 30S ribosomal protein S13 produces the protein MARIAGVDIPDKKRGEIALTYIYGIGRSTAQKILLKAGISSDKKVIDWTDEESNAVRNIIATEFKVEGALKSEVQLHIKRLMDIACYRGLRHRKGLPLRGQRTKNNSRTRKGKRKTVANKKKATK, from the coding sequence ATGGCACGTATTGCAGGTGTAGATATTCCGGATAAAAAGCGTGGCGAAATTGCCCTCACCTATATCTACGGAATAGGCCGTAGCACGGCTCAAAAAATCTTGCTCAAGGCAGGAATCAGCTCAGACAAGAAAGTAATCGATTGGACCGATGAGGAATCGAACGCCGTTCGTAACATCATCGCCACTGAGTTTAAGGTAGAAGGCGCGCTCAAGTCAGAAGTGCAGTTACACATCAAACGTTTGATGGATATTGCTTGCTACCGAGGACTACGCCACCGCAAAGGGCTTCCCTTGCGCGGTCAAAGAACTAAAAATAACTCTCGTACCCGTAAAGGAAAACGTAAGACTGTAGCCAACAAGAAAAAAGCTACTAAATAA
- the ykgO gene encoding type B 50S ribosomal protein L36 produces MKVKASIKKRSADCKVIRRKGKVYVINKKNPKFKQRQG; encoded by the coding sequence ATGAAAGTAAAGGCTTCTATCAAGAAACGTAGCGCCGACTGCAAGGTAATCCGCCGCAAAGGTAAAGTCTACGTAATCAACAAGAAAAACCCTAAATTCAAACAAAGACAAGGTTAA
- the infA gene encoding translation initiation factor IF-1, with amino-acid sequence MAKQKSIEQDGTIKEALSNAMFRVELQNGHEVIAHISGKMRMNYIKILPGDKVKLEMSPYDLTKARIVYRYK; translated from the coding sequence ATGGCAAAGCAGAAATCTATCGAACAAGACGGCACTATCAAGGAGGCACTCTCCAACGCCATGTTCCGGGTAGAATTACAAAATGGGCACGAAGTGATTGCCCATATCTCGGGTAAGATGCGGATGAACTACATCAAAATCCTCCCCGGTGATAAGGTCAAGCTCGAAATGTCGCCCTATGACTTAACCAAAGCAAGAATAGTATATCGCTATAAATAA